The following proteins come from a genomic window of Thiothrix winogradskyi:
- a CDS encoding BsuBI/PstI family type II restriction endonuclease: MTTQQERINDALHILQALGMPKEQLNERTAITLLALLNLPADERWQHASNSLLGIRAILDFARQQMARNYAENTRESVRKYSVKQLVAAGVLLHNPDKPDRAVNSADNCYQVEEQALALFQQFGTKNWDAALGNYLAQRQTLADQFARHRDMQRIPVTIQQDQTITLSPGAHSGLIRQIIEVFAPHFVPGGELVYVGDTGSKWGYFNEPLLQSLGVEVGNHGKMPDIVLYHREKNWLILVEAVTSSGPVDGIRHAELANLFKSSSAGLVYVTAFPDRGEILRKFLSVVAWETEVWCASDPSHLIHFNGVRFLGPYAS, translated from the coding sequence ATGACCACACAGCAAGAACGCATCAACGACGCATTGCACATCCTCCAAGCCTTGGGGATGCCCAAAGAACAACTCAACGAACGCACCGCCATTACGTTGCTGGCATTGCTGAATTTACCTGCTGATGAGCGATGGCAACATGCCAGCAATTCACTGCTGGGTATTCGTGCCATACTGGATTTTGCCCGCCAACAAATGGCACGCAACTACGCCGAAAACACTCGCGAAAGTGTGCGCAAATACAGTGTCAAACAATTGGTAGCGGCAGGTGTCTTGCTGCACAACCCCGACAAACCCGACCGGGCAGTGAACAGCGCGGATAATTGCTATCAAGTTGAGGAACAAGCCCTTGCGCTGTTCCAACAGTTTGGCACAAAAAATTGGGATGCCGCTTTAGGCAACTATTTGGCACAACGGCAAACACTGGCTGACCAGTTTGCCCGCCACCGTGATATGCAACGCATTCCTGTCACCATTCAGCAAGATCAAACGATTACTTTGAGTCCGGGCGCACATTCCGGCCTGATCCGGCAGATTATTGAGGTATTTGCCCCACATTTCGTACCCGGTGGCGAACTGGTATACGTGGGTGACACTGGCAGCAAATGGGGCTATTTCAACGAACCGTTGTTGCAATCATTGGGCGTTGAAGTCGGCAACCACGGCAAAATGCCCGATATAGTGCTTTATCACCGCGAGAAAAACTGGCTGATTTTGGTCGAAGCCGTAACCAGCAGTGGCCCGGTAGACGGAATTCGCCACGCCGAACTTGCCAACTTGTTCAAATCAAGTTCGGCAGGTTTGGTTTATGTGACAGCCTTCCCTGACCGAGGTGAAATCCTGCGCAAGTTTTTGTCGGTAGTCGCATGGGAAACTGAAGTCTGGTGCGCCAGCGACCCTTCGCATTTGATTCATTTCAATGGTGTGCGGTTTTTAGGGCCGTATGCGAGTTAA
- a CDS encoding DUF4143 domain-containing protein — MLIHDTNTVQDIAHLDVLATLLREQCGQVVRYSSLANQINVSVDTIRRWVTLLESFYYAFRVTPWFQNLASALRKEPKIYLWDWSQVKDIGAKNENLIASHLLKAVHWWTDHGLGDYQLHYLRTKDQKEVDFLISRDNQPWLLVEVKSSVNQPLNKHLGWFQEQLGAEHALQVVMDMPYVEADCFAVGKPVKVPVETLLMRLV; from the coding sequence ATGCTAATCCACGACACCAACACCGTGCAAGACATCGCCCATCTGGATGTACTCGCCACCCTGTTGCGGGAGCAATGTGGGCAGGTGGTGCGTTACAGCTCGCTGGCAAACCAGATCAATGTCAGTGTGGACACCATCCGCCGCTGGGTGACGCTGCTGGAAAGTTTCTACTACGCTTTTCGGGTTACGCCTTGGTTTCAGAACCTTGCATCTGCCTTGCGCAAAGAGCCGAAAATCTATCTGTGGGATTGGTCACAGGTGAAAGACATCGGTGCGAAAAACGAAAATCTGATTGCCAGCCATTTGCTCAAAGCCGTGCATTGGTGGACAGATCACGGGCTGGGCGATTACCAACTGCATTACCTGCGCACCAAAGACCAGAAAGAAGTCGATTTCCTCATCAGCCGCGATAACCAGCCTTGGTTGTTGGTAGAAGTGAAAAGCTCCGTCAACCAACCGCTCAACAAGCATCTGGGCTGGTTTCAGGAACAACTGGGCGCGGAACATGCCTTGCAGGTGGTGATGGATATGCCGTATGTGGAAGCGGATTGCTTTGCAGTGGGCAAGCCGGTGAAAGTGCCGGTGGAGACATTGTTGATGCGGTTGGTTTAA
- a CDS encoding 3'-5' exoribonuclease, producing MTFIMVDIEADGPIPGDYSMVSFGAVIVEPDLQRTFYGQLQPISERWIPQALAVSGHSREETLTFEEPAVVMQGFADWLQREVKGRPHFIADNNGFDWSFINWYFHHFLGSNPFGYSSTNLGSLYKGLVRDMFQNFKHLRKTAHDHHPVNDAKGNAEALLTLARQYGLKLP from the coding sequence ATGACCTTCATCATGGTCGACATCGAAGCCGATGGCCCGATCCCCGGCGATTATTCAATGGTCAGTTTCGGCGCGGTCATTGTCGAGCCGGATTTGCAGCGCACCTTTTATGGGCAACTCCAACCGATTTCCGAACGCTGGATTCCGCAAGCCCTTGCGGTCAGCGGGCATTCCCGTGAGGAAACGCTTACGTTTGAGGAACCTGCTGTCGTCATGCAAGGTTTTGCCGATTGGCTCCAGCGCGAAGTCAAAGGCCGCCCGCATTTCATCGCCGACAATAACGGCTTTGATTGGTCGTTCATCAACTGGTATTTCCATCACTTTCTGGGCAGTAATCCGTTTGGCTACAGTTCCACCAATCTGGGTTCACTGTACAAAGGCTTGGTGCGGGATATGTTTCAGAACTTCAAGCACCTGCGTAAAACGGCGCATGACCACCATCCGGTGAATGATGCAAAAGGGAATGCGGAAGCGTTGCTCACGTTGGCGCGGCAATACGGTTTGAAATTACCCTAG
- a CDS encoding slipin family protein, which produces MLFKTKIIVPETHRGLLFKDEQFAQVLPAGVHTFHGWKNQYRVQQFAVTGSAQTFVPDDVVSLADLHAAPFAAHLQRWETGEQEVGLLYQDNVLKDIKPPAQRGACWQGQRSIEVRKLDISTDFKLPKALASQLLTAKDATLRAAALNALVMATIPEGHTGFLEVDGEQREILTAGTHVWWQFNHTIKVTQLDCRLQNMEVNGQEILTKDRVGLRINLSAMWQIVDPQQVKTALADHKDYLYRELQLALRAVVSTQTLDELLADKNLLNQSIQQTVAEKAAAYGIDLKTVGARDIVLPGDMKAILAQVVEAEKRAEANLIRRREETQETRSLHNTAKVMEGNPVLLRLKELEILEKITGRISTLNVYGGLDGVMNDLVKLTDKGKAA; this is translated from the coding sequence ATGTTATTCAAAACCAAAATCATTGTTCCAGAAACACATCGCGGGCTGTTGTTCAAAGACGAACAGTTCGCGCAAGTCCTGCCTGCGGGTGTCCACACCTTCCACGGCTGGAAAAACCAATACCGCGTGCAGCAATTCGCGGTCACAGGCAGTGCGCAAACCTTTGTGCCGGATGATGTCGTCAGCCTTGCCGATTTGCACGCCGCCCCATTCGCCGCGCACCTCCAACGCTGGGAAACCGGCGAACAGGAAGTCGGTTTGCTGTACCAAGACAATGTGCTGAAAGACATCAAGCCACCTGCGCAACGTGGCGCGTGCTGGCAAGGTCAGCGTAGCATCGAAGTCCGCAAGCTCGACATCAGCACCGATTTCAAGCTGCCCAAAGCCTTGGCAAGCCAATTGCTGACCGCAAAAGATGCCACCTTACGGGCGGCGGCCTTAAACGCTTTGGTGATGGCGACCATCCCCGAAGGTCACACCGGCTTTCTGGAAGTCGACGGCGAACAGCGCGAAATACTGACGGCAGGTACGCACGTTTGGTGGCAATTCAACCACACGATCAAGGTCACGCAACTCGATTGCCGCCTGCAAAACATGGAGGTTAATGGTCAGGAAATCCTCACCAAAGACCGCGTAGGCTTGCGCATCAACCTTTCCGCCATGTGGCAGATTGTTGACCCGCAGCAAGTCAAAACGGCACTGGCAGACCACAAGGACTACCTGTACCGCGAGCTGCAACTGGCGTTACGTGCCGTGGTTTCCACCCAAACGCTGGACGAATTGCTGGCAGACAAAAACCTGCTGAACCAATCCATCCAGCAAACGGTGGCGGAAAAAGCAGCGGCTTACGGCATCGACCTGAAAACCGTCGGGGCGCGTGACATCGTATTGCCCGGTGACATGAAAGCGATTCTGGCGCAAGTTGTCGAAGCCGAAAAACGCGCCGAAGCCAACCTGATCCGCCGCCGTGAAGAAACGCAGGAAACCCGTTCCCTGCACAACACCGCCAAGGTCATGGAAGGCAACCCGGTCTTGCTGCGCCTGAAAGAGCTGGAAATCTTGGAAAAGATCACCGGGCGCATCAGCACCCTGAACGTCTACGGCGGTCTGGATGGCGTCATGAACGATTTGGTCAAGCTGACGGATAAGGGCAAAGCAGCGTAA
- the rsgA gene encoding ribosome small subunit-dependent GTPase A, whose amino-acid sequence MTENLSHPASTAPENGQIITRFGADFLVETADAELLRCTARRKLDHLACGDYVQWERQAQGNAAVTAMLPRRNVLERPDFRGRLRPIAANIDLLIVVASWQPAPVWETLDRYLIAANRLPADVLLVFNKADLRQSLASAEAEICLAEYQRIGIPILHVSAKQQQGIQPILDAIQGRTAIVVGQSGVGKSSLAMQLLPETDIRVGTISETGEGRHTTTSATLYRLPSGGSLIDSPGVRDFGLTGMDFATLETGFPEFRPFLGECRFHNCTHNHEPGCAIKAAVQSGQLPPRRFNRYLSLLANI is encoded by the coding sequence ATGACGGAAAACTTATCTCACCCTGCCTCCACCGCACCAGAAAACGGGCAAATCATTACCCGTTTCGGCGCTGATTTCTTAGTAGAAACAGCGGACGCTGAACTATTACGCTGTACAGCCCGCCGCAAACTTGACCACCTTGCTTGCGGCGACTACGTGCAGTGGGAACGCCAAGCCCAAGGCAATGCCGCCGTCACTGCCATGCTCCCGCGCCGCAACGTGCTGGAACGCCCCGATTTTCGCGGCAGATTGCGCCCCATTGCTGCCAATATCGACCTATTGATTGTGGTCGCCAGTTGGCAACCCGCCCCCGTTTGGGAAACGCTCGACCGTTACCTGATTGCTGCCAACCGCCTCCCCGCCGACGTGCTCTTGGTTTTCAACAAAGCCGACTTACGCCAGAGCCTCGCCAGTGCCGAAGCCGAAATCTGTTTAGCAGAATACCAACGCATTGGCATTCCGATTCTGCACGTCTCCGCCAAGCAACAGCAGGGCATTCAACCCATCCTTGATGCCATTCAAGGGCGCACCGCGATTGTGGTCGGGCAATCCGGGGTAGGCAAATCATCGCTTGCCATGCAATTACTGCCCGAAACTGATATTCGCGTCGGCACTATTTCTGAGACCGGCGAAGGTCGCCACACCACCACCTCGGCAACCCTGTACCGCTTACCGTCGGGCGGCTCGCTGATCGACTCCCCCGGTGTGCGCGATTTTGGGTTAACCGGCATGGACTTTGCGACGCTGGAAACTGGCTTCCCCGAATTCCGCCCGTTTCTGGGTGAATGCCGCTTCCACAATTGCACCCATAACCATGAGCCGGGTTGCGCCATAAAAGCGGCTGTACAAAGCGGACAACTGCCACCACGACGCTTTAACCGTTACCTCAGTTTATTGGCAAATATTTAA
- a CDS encoding M48 family metallopeptidase translates to MQTFTYIFLAFLLASTLVQLYLSLRQKQHVGAHRSAVPSAFAGKISLEEHQKAADYTLAKGGLGRIDLLIGLVILLVWTLGGGLEWLDTQWRSFGWNELYTGTAVMLSLILIGSLLDMPMSLYRTFVLEERFGFNKMTPATFITDTLKGAALALIIGIPVIMLILWLMTSAGSLWWLYAWAALTAFSLLMTWAYPKFIAPLFNKFSPLEDGEVAERLNALLARTGFNSKGVFIMDGSRRSAHGNAYFTGFGKNKRIVFFDTLLKHLTPAQVEAVLAHELGHFKRKHIVKGMALSM, encoded by the coding sequence ATGCAAACCTTTACCTACATTTTCCTCGCGTTTTTGCTGGCATCGACCTTGGTACAACTGTACTTGTCGTTGCGCCAGAAACAGCATGTCGGCGCTCACCGCAGCGCTGTTCCCAGCGCGTTTGCGGGCAAAATCTCGCTGGAAGAGCACCAAAAAGCCGCTGATTACACCCTCGCCAAAGGCGGTTTAGGGCGCATCGACCTGCTAATTGGCTTGGTGATCCTACTGGTCTGGACGCTCGGCGGCGGGCTGGAATGGCTGGATACGCAATGGCGCAGCTTCGGTTGGAATGAGCTATACACCGGCACAGCGGTCATGCTCAGCCTGATACTGATTGGCAGCCTATTGGATATGCCAATGTCACTCTACCGCACTTTTGTGTTGGAAGAGCGCTTTGGTTTCAATAAGATGACCCCAGCCACTTTTATCACCGACACGCTCAAAGGCGCAGCACTGGCGTTGATTATCGGTATTCCGGTGATCATGCTGATTTTGTGGCTGATGACCTCGGCGGGTAGCTTATGGTGGTTATATGCGTGGGCAGCGCTCACCGCATTTTCACTGCTAATGACGTGGGCATACCCCAAATTCATCGCACCTTTATTCAATAAATTCAGCCCCTTGGAAGATGGCGAAGTTGCCGAACGCCTCAACGCCTTGTTAGCACGCACCGGCTTTAACAGCAAAGGCGTATTCATCATGGATGGCTCGCGCCGTTCGGCTCACGGCAACGCTTACTTCACCGGCTTTGGTAAAAACAAGCGCATTGTGTTTTTCGACACCCTGCTCAAACACCTCACCCCCGCGCAAGTGGAAGCGGTACTCGCGCACGAATTGGGGCATTTCAAACGCAAACACATTGTCAAGGGCATGGCATTGTCAATGTAG
- a CDS encoding M48 family metalloprotease — protein MLMTLSGFIVLAWLMTQAWFYTALGVSQPSTYMALVLFILVSSVFTFFIGPIMAWWSRKHEFEADEFAAQQSSSAELIAALVGLYKENANTLTPDPWYSAFYDSHPPAAIRIAHLQQQM, from the coding sequence ATGCTCATGACATTGAGCGGTTTCATCGTTTTGGCATGGTTAATGACACAAGCGTGGTTTTATACTGCACTCGGTGTCAGCCAACCCTCGACGTACATGGCGCTGGTGTTATTTATATTAGTCAGTTCGGTGTTCACCTTTTTTATCGGCCCGATCATGGCCTGGTGGTCGCGCAAACACGAATTTGAGGCAGATGAATTCGCGGCACAACAATCGAGCAGTGCGGAACTGATTGCGGCATTAGTGGGTCTTTATAAAGAGAATGCCAACACCCTGACACCTGATCCGTGGTATTCGGCATTTTATGACTCGCATCCGCCCGCAGCGATACGGATTGCGCATTTACAACAACAAATGTAA
- a CDS encoding Eco57I restriction-modification methylase domain-containing protein yields the protein MITTLVSNHLHREACQQLPDTQRSQLGQYMTSAAIARFMASLFHYPEQARLLDAGAGTGSLTAAFLDAALQHGTSTAVDAWEIDPILRRYLQTTLEQYVQRGQGHITTQLHSIDFIEDTSFAAQTGIGKRYTHAILNPPYKKINTQSRHRQLLRKAGIETVNLYTGFVALAILLLETGGELVAIIPRSFCNGSYYRPFRELLLKQCAIRHIHLFESRSKAFGADDVLQENIIIHLLKNVEQGQVTVSTSHDARFADYQEACFAFANIVKSGDAEQFIHIPTSHAATDIPAVSTHSLVELGLEVCTGPVVDFRLKECWSAQPGNNTVPLLYPHHFSTGQLVWPKLHKKPNALHLLPASRKWLMPNGHYVLVKRFSSKEERRRVVAYHLTPEILSSELIGFENHWNIFHIGKAGLDATLASGLATFLNSTVLDDWFRVFSGHTQVNATDLRTLRYPSRAQLLVLGERAASYASLDQTTIDQLVAAL from the coding sequence ATGATAACTACCCTTGTCTCCAACCATCTCCACCGCGAAGCCTGCCAGCAACTGCCGGACACCCAACGCAGCCAGCTAGGCCAATATATGACATCCGCTGCCATTGCCCGCTTCATGGCTTCGCTGTTCCATTACCCGGAACAAGCCCGCTTGCTGGATGCTGGTGCAGGCACGGGTTCGCTGACCGCTGCTTTTTTGGACGCTGCCCTGCAACACGGCACAAGCACCGCAGTGGATGCATGGGAAATCGACCCCATCTTGCGCCGTTACCTGCAAACGACGCTGGAACAATACGTGCAACGCGGGCAAGGGCACATCACTACCCAATTACATTCCATTGATTTCATCGAAGACACCAGTTTTGCAGCACAAACCGGTATCGGCAAACGCTACACCCACGCCATCCTCAATCCGCCGTACAAGAAAATCAACACCCAGTCTCGTCACCGTCAACTCTTGCGCAAAGCCGGGATTGAAACCGTCAATCTATATACTGGCTTTGTTGCACTCGCCATCCTGCTGCTGGAAACCGGCGGCGAACTGGTAGCCATTATCCCGCGCTCGTTCTGCAACGGCAGCTATTACCGCCCGTTCCGTGAACTGCTGTTAAAACAGTGCGCTATTCGCCACATCCACCTGTTTGAAAGCCGCAGCAAAGCCTTCGGTGCAGACGACGTATTACAAGAAAACATCATTATCCATCTGCTCAAAAATGTGGAACAAGGGCAAGTCACCGTCTCGACTTCGCACGATGCTCGTTTCGCTGACTATCAGGAAGCCTGCTTTGCCTTTGCGAACATCGTCAAATCGGGTGATGCCGAGCAATTCATCCACATCCCGACCAGCCATGCCGCAACAGATATTCCCGCCGTCAGTACCCATTCGTTGGTAGAACTAGGCTTGGAAGTTTGCACCGGCCCCGTGGTCGATTTCCGCCTGAAAGAATGCTGGAGTGCACAACCCGGCAACAACACCGTGCCTTTGCTCTACCCCCACCATTTCAGTACCGGGCAACTGGTTTGGCCTAAACTACACAAGAAACCCAACGCTTTGCACTTGCTACCAGCCTCCCGCAAATGGCTGATGCCAAATGGACATTACGTGCTGGTTAAACGCTTTTCCTCCAAGGAAGAACGCCGTCGTGTTGTCGCTTATCACCTGACACCGGAAATACTGAGCAGTGAACTGATCGGCTTTGAAAACCACTGGAATATCTTCCACATCGGCAAAGCAGGGCTGGATGCAACACTGGCAAGCGGTTTGGCAACCTTCCTCAATTCGACTGTGCTGGATGATTGGTTCCGCGTATTTTCCGGGCATACGCAAGTCAATGCTACCGACTTGCGTACCTTGCGTTACCCCAGTCGCGCCCAATTGCTGGTACTCGGCGAACGTGCCGCCAGCTATGCCAGCCTTGACCAAACCACCATCGACCAACTGGTTGCAGCCCTATGA
- the orn gene encoding oligoribonuclease — MSVNQENLIWIDLEMTGLDTVNDVIIEIATVVTDKDLNILAEGPVIAIHQTAETLAKMDEWNQKQHGGSGLIQRVLASEWTEAQAEQATLDFLKQFVPAGASPMCGNSICQDRRFLARQMPELEKFFHYRNLDVSTLKELANRWKPGLAADFKKESQHLALADVRDSIDELAYYRAHFIRQ; from the coding sequence ATGAGCGTGAATCAGGAAAATTTGATCTGGATTGATCTGGAAATGACGGGCTTAGATACCGTCAACGACGTGATTATCGAAATTGCCACCGTCGTCACCGATAAAGACCTGAATATACTGGCAGAAGGCCCGGTGATTGCCATCCATCAAACCGCCGAAACGCTGGCAAAAATGGATGAATGGAATCAGAAACAACACGGTGGTTCGGGGCTGATTCAGCGCGTGTTGGCGAGTGAATGGACGGAGGCGCAAGCCGAACAAGCGACCCTCGATTTCCTGAAGCAGTTTGTGCCAGCGGGTGCGTCGCCGATGTGCGGCAATAGCATTTGTCAGGATCGGCGTTTCCTGGCGCGGCAAATGCCGGAATTGGAGAAGTTTTTCCATTACCGCAATCTGGATGTGAGTACCCTGAAGGAATTGGCGAACCGCTGGAAGCCGGGGTTGGCGGCAGATTTTAAGAAGGAATCACAGCATTTGGCGCTGGCGGATGTGCGGGATTCGATTGATGAGCTGGCGTATTATCGGGCGCATTTTATTCGGCAATAG
- a CDS encoding ISAs1 family transposase → MKLRPTASILEHFASIPDPRLDRRKRHKLSDIFFITLCAVICGADDWASIEQFGRAKEKWFTSVLDLKHGIPSHDTFGRVFGLIDTQQFSECFSRWVADLGDLSDGEIIAIDGKCLRRSLDSASDKSAIYMVSAWATQNQLVLGQQRVDDKSNEITAIPKLLMQLDIAGAVVTLDAMGCQTAIALQIVDKGADYLLSLKGNQGTLHQDVKLFFESANTCPPVGHVSYDGGHGRIETRSVRATSAIDWLKKDHVHWPKLTSIIAVTATRECKDKTTEETRYFITSMEASNPERLGQIVRAHWGIENNLHWVLDYAFREDDQRMRSGNSDANMAVVRHIALNLVKTEKTVKLGVKNKRLNAGWDEDYLLKIVTGRPGATKPKT, encoded by the coding sequence ATGAAACTCCGCCCGACAGCCTCGATACTCGAACACTTTGCTTCAATCCCTGACCCACGCTTAGATCGCCGTAAGCGACACAAACTGAGCGACATTTTCTTTATCACGCTGTGCGCGGTGATTTGCGGCGCGGATGACTGGGCATCCATCGAACAGTTTGGCAGAGCCAAAGAAAAGTGGTTCACCAGCGTACTGGATTTGAAGCATGGTATCCCGTCACACGATACCTTTGGGCGCGTTTTTGGGTTGATCGACACCCAGCAGTTCAGTGAGTGTTTTAGTCGCTGGGTGGCAGACTTGGGCGACCTTAGTGACGGTGAAATCATTGCCATTGATGGTAAATGCCTGCGCCGTAGCCTTGATAGCGCATCAGATAAGTCGGCCATTTACATGGTCAGTGCTTGGGCAACTCAAAACCAGTTGGTGCTAGGTCAGCAGCGGGTGGATGACAAGTCCAATGAAATCACTGCCATCCCTAAACTATTGATGCAACTGGATATTGCAGGAGCAGTGGTGACGCTGGATGCGATGGGATGCCAAACCGCCATTGCCCTACAAATCGTAGACAAAGGTGCAGATTACCTGCTCAGCTTAAAGGGTAATCAAGGCACACTTCACCAAGACGTAAAGCTGTTCTTTGAATCGGCTAACACCTGCCCACCCGTGGGACATGTCAGCTATGACGGTGGACATGGACGGATTGAGACCCGTAGTGTACGCGCCACATCAGCTATCGACTGGTTAAAGAAAGACCATGTTCATTGGCCTAAGCTCACTAGCATCATTGCTGTGACGGCTACCCGCGAATGCAAGGACAAAACCACGGAAGAAACCCGTTACTTCATCACCAGTATGGAAGCCTCAAACCCTGAACGTTTAGGGCAAATCGTGCGTGCGCATTGGGGCATCGAGAACAATTTGCATTGGGTATTGGACTACGCTTTCCGCGAAGATGACCAACGAATGCGTTCCGGTAACAGCGATGCGAATATGGCGGTTGTTCGGCATATTGCCCTCAATTTGGTCAAAACCGAAAAAACCGTCAAGCTCGGCGTGAAAAACAAACGTCTTAACGCAGGCTGGGATGAGGATTACCTACTAAAAATCGTTACAGGCAGACCAGGGGCTACCAAGCCTAAAACTTAG